The following are from one region of the Geoalkalibacter subterraneus genome:
- the lpxK gene encoding tetraacyldisaccharide 4'-kinase translates to MDFFSRLHRRLAYQGPQTMCEHLLFMALKPLSILYGLIGLLRVWFYRAGVFAVYRAPVPVISVGNLSVGGTGKTPAVDYLLKLFSAQEIPVACVSRGYGGQGIEGVGVVCRGNGPLLEPSHCGDEPYLLARRNPSATILVSRRRRDGVRRAVEEFGAKIVVLDDGFQHLAVARDLDIVLIDGRNPLGNGFPVPAGPLREFPSGLHRGDLFLATRCNNADLSLLQINSKVWRSCHVLDNVGISLDGQRASLQELAGKKGVAFAGIADPAAFFKQLEQAGLQLVDRISLPDHENYDPHTLKRLQHAGQQADFFITTEKDGVKLQGQAFPRSCYQVPMTLQIEDEQDFRQTLQDKLQHKRSVV, encoded by the coding sequence ATGGATTTCTTCTCGCGTCTGCATCGCCGTTTGGCCTATCAAGGGCCGCAGACGATGTGTGAACATCTGCTATTCATGGCGCTGAAGCCATTGAGCATCCTTTATGGACTGATCGGGCTTTTACGTGTATGGTTTTACCGCGCCGGGGTGTTCGCGGTCTATCGTGCACCGGTGCCGGTGATTTCGGTGGGTAATCTCTCCGTTGGCGGGACCGGGAAGACCCCCGCGGTCGATTACCTTCTCAAACTTTTTTCCGCGCAAGAGATCCCCGTTGCCTGTGTCAGCAGGGGATATGGCGGGCAGGGTATTGAAGGCGTCGGAGTGGTCTGCCGTGGCAATGGCCCACTTTTGGAACCTTCGCACTGCGGCGACGAACCGTATCTGCTTGCTCGGCGCAATCCCTCGGCAACGATCCTGGTGTCACGCCGCCGTCGTGATGGTGTCCGCAGGGCGGTTGAAGAATTCGGTGCGAAAATCGTTGTACTTGACGATGGGTTTCAGCATCTGGCGGTAGCCCGTGATCTGGATATTGTTTTAATCGACGGTCGCAATCCCCTGGGCAACGGCTTTCCCGTTCCCGCCGGTCCTTTGCGGGAATTTCCTTCTGGTCTGCATCGCGGCGATCTTTTTCTTGCGACACGCTGCAATAACGCCGATCTTTCTCTTCTTCAGATCAACAGCAAGGTGTGGCGCTCTTGTCATGTGCTGGACAATGTGGGAATATCCCTTGACGGACAACGCGCCTCTTTGCAGGAACTTGCAGGAAAGAAAGGGGTGGCATTTGCTGGGATCGCAGACCCCGCCGCATTTTTCAAACAACTTGAGCAGGCTGGCTTGCAGCTGGTCGACCGGATTTCCCTGCCCGATCATGAAAATTACGATCCTCATACACTGAAGCGACTGCAACATGCGGGTCAGCAAGCCGATTTCTTCATAACCACTGAAAAAGATGGTGTTAAATTGCAGGGGCAGGCATTTCCACGCTCCTGCTATCAGGTTCCGATGACTCTTCAGATTGAAGATGAACAGGATTTTCGCCAGACATTACAGGATAAGCTGCAGCATAAAAGGAGCGTTGTATGA
- a CDS encoding 3-deoxy-D-manno-octulosonic acid transferase has product MYLLYDAILFLAALFLVPYYLLRGATRGKVRRGLGQRLGLFDSAQTQVLRGRKVIWIHAVSVGETRAAIPLIKALRKAYPDYSLLLTNVTETGHDIARKLPELDLCLFFPFDFSFVIRRVLTKIDPRLIVIVETEIWPNLIRFARQRNIPVVLVNGRISDRSFPRYMFGRRLLGPVLRQFNSLGMQTELDAERILAMGALPEQVVVTGNLKFDLHASLPGKDELDQLREDFCIDKQIPVWVAGSTHAGEEQILVDTYKRLIDQGRRLVLVLVPRHPERCKSVAEMLQAKGLPMVMRSVIDQRSELLRSGEILLVDTVGEMLKLYALADIVFVGGSLRNVGGHNILEGCLLKKPVLFGPHMHNFKEISRLVLEAGGGMMVDDAGDLLNALERLLDHPQERGSMGKRGYGLLSRNAGATERTLELLRAAQG; this is encoded by the coding sequence GTGTATCTGCTGTATGACGCAATTCTTTTTTTGGCCGCCCTTTTTCTGGTGCCTTACTACCTACTGCGGGGAGCGACCCGTGGTAAAGTGCGCCGGGGCCTGGGGCAGAGATTAGGCCTGTTTGATTCTGCCCAGACGCAGGTGCTGCGTGGCCGTAAAGTGATATGGATTCATGCTGTGTCGGTGGGGGAGACACGCGCCGCTATTCCATTAATCAAAGCGCTCCGCAAAGCCTATCCGGATTACAGCCTGCTGCTGACCAATGTGACGGAGACCGGGCACGATATTGCCCGCAAACTTCCGGAACTCGATCTCTGCCTGTTTTTCCCTTTTGATTTCTCCTTTGTCATTCGACGCGTTCTGACAAAAATCGATCCTCGTTTGATCGTTATCGTCGAAACGGAAATCTGGCCCAACCTGATCCGTTTCGCGCGTCAGCGCAACATTCCGGTCGTGCTGGTCAATGGGCGAATCTCCGATCGTTCCTTTCCGCGCTACATGTTCGGCCGCCGGCTGCTGGGCCCGGTTTTGCGGCAGTTTAATTCCCTTGGAATGCAAACCGAACTGGATGCCGAGCGTATCCTTGCCATGGGCGCACTGCCCGAGCAGGTTGTCGTTACTGGCAATCTGAAATTTGATCTGCATGCATCGCTGCCCGGCAAGGATGAGCTCGACCAGCTACGTGAGGATTTTTGCATCGATAAGCAGATTCCTGTCTGGGTGGCCGGCAGTACTCATGCCGGTGAGGAACAGATCCTTGTTGACACCTACAAGCGATTGATTGATCAGGGAAGGCGCCTGGTGCTGGTTCTTGTGCCCCGGCACCCCGAACGCTGCAAATCTGTTGCGGAAATGCTTCAGGCCAAGGGATTGCCGATGGTGATGCGCAGCGTCATTGATCAACGCTCGGAACTGTTGCGTTCCGGTGAAATCCTGCTCGTCGATACCGTTGGAGAAATGCTTAAACTCTATGCCTTGGCCGACATCGTGTTTGTCGGAGGGAGTCTGCGCAATGTGGGTGGGCACAACATTCTTGAAGGATGCCTGCTGAAAAAACCGGTGTTGTTCGGCCCGCACATGCACAACTTCAAGGAAATATCCCGTCTCGTTCTTGAAGCGGGCGGCGGTATGATGGTTGATGACGCAGGCGACCTCCTGAACGCACTGGAGAGATTGCTCGATCACCCGCAGGAGCGCGGGTCTATGGGAAAAAGGGGCTACGGGCTGCTTTCGCGCAATGCCGGTGCCACCGAGCGCACTCTGGAGCTGCTTAGAGCGGCGCAAGGGTAG
- a CDS encoding lysophospholipid acyltransferase family protein: protein MKKQIRHWVLFQVVPRLAAGFINLLYRSMRTEVVGLPQSRQNQEPVIIAFWHDQLLLMVKGYHGPGARILISESKDGELIAKTMECFGQGAVRGSSTRGGRKAFKALMDLARQPYDLVITPDGPRGPRHEVKEGVVQLARLTRRPVVPMAFACSRGYRFRSWDRFLLPFPFSRGVFAYGDPLTYDSSDTMESFQQKLSQGLATTLQTAKKRLEEQGVSAV, encoded by the coding sequence ATGAAGAAACAGATTCGACACTGGGTTCTTTTTCAGGTGGTACCGAGGCTGGCTGCTGGATTTATCAACCTGCTGTACCGATCCATGCGAACCGAAGTGGTCGGACTGCCGCAAAGCCGGCAAAATCAAGAACCTGTTATTATCGCTTTTTGGCATGATCAACTGCTTTTGATGGTCAAGGGATACCATGGCCCCGGTGCGCGAATCCTCATCAGTGAGTCGAAAGATGGCGAGTTGATCGCCAAGACCATGGAATGTTTCGGGCAGGGCGCCGTTCGCGGCTCCTCGACCCGCGGGGGGCGCAAAGCCTTCAAGGCGCTTATGGATCTGGCACGCCAACCTTACGATCTGGTCATCACCCCAGATGGTCCACGAGGACCCCGTCATGAAGTTAAAGAGGGGGTTGTTCAATTGGCTCGCCTGACTCGAAGGCCTGTGGTGCCGATGGCTTTTGCCTGCAGTCGCGGGTATCGTTTCAGGAGCTGGGACCGTTTTTTATTGCCTTTTCCCTTCTCGCGGGGCGTATTCGCTTATGGCGATCCTTTGACCTACGATTCCAGTGACACCATGGAAAGTTTCCAGCAAAAATTGTCGCAGGGTCTTGCCACGACCCTGCAGACTGCTAAAAAGCGCTTGGAGGAGCAGGGTGTATCTGCTGTATGA
- the msbA gene encoding lipid A export permease/ATP-binding protein MsbA, producing the protein MDSKALEIYRRLLQYSRPYAWRIAFAVVASVLVAGTDVMFAQLVQPLVDNIIAAKNADIVYYVPVAILSLAVVKGASRYFQEYMIKTAGQLVIQDVRNDLYSRSVGQSMGFFGRHQTGSLMSRVLNDVGMMQRSAADVVVDVVRDSFALIGLVALVFYRDVNLALVSFTVLPLVIFPAIYIGRKVKINTVKGQKQMGGVSSVLQETFAGIKVIKAFGSESRESGRFRDENFRYYRFIRKVLKYDAATAPIVEIFASIGAAAVFWYGINRVIDGAMTQGELFSFVTAMFMMYGPLKRLTKVNNTIQKSLGAAERVFEIMDEPVAVKDFPGAQPLEITSGEVVFDHVDFSYDGQEYVLHDFNLRAAPGEIVALVGPSGAGKSTVVGLLTRFYDPQKGAVRIDGQDICQVTLKSLKKHIALVDQETFLFNDTIYNNIRYGRWDASEEEVQKAARKAFAEDFILHLPEKYQTHIGDRGVRLSGGQRQRISIARAILRDAPILLLDEATSALDTESENEVQSALANLMRDRTTFVIAHRLSTIMDADKIVVIDNGCVLEVGTHNELLARNGLYTKLYQMQFRE; encoded by the coding sequence GTGGATAGTAAAGCCCTTGAAATATATCGCAGACTTTTGCAGTATTCGAGGCCCTACGCCTGGCGGATTGCCTTTGCTGTCGTCGCCTCGGTTCTTGTGGCCGGGACCGATGTCATGTTCGCACAGCTCGTTCAGCCTTTGGTGGACAATATTATTGCTGCGAAAAATGCCGATATTGTTTACTACGTTCCCGTTGCCATTCTCTCCCTGGCCGTTGTTAAGGGGGCTTCGCGCTATTTTCAGGAATACATGATCAAGACGGCTGGACAATTGGTGATTCAGGATGTCCGAAATGATCTGTACTCTCGGTCCGTTGGGCAATCTATGGGATTTTTCGGGCGCCATCAGACCGGATCCCTTATGTCGCGCGTGCTTAATGATGTCGGCATGATGCAGCGCTCGGCTGCGGATGTCGTGGTTGACGTGGTTCGCGATTCATTCGCGTTAATCGGCCTGGTCGCTCTGGTCTTTTACCGGGATGTGAATCTGGCGCTGGTGTCTTTCACTGTTTTGCCCCTCGTCATTTTCCCCGCCATTTATATCGGCCGCAAGGTCAAGATAAATACCGTCAAGGGGCAGAAGCAGATGGGCGGGGTCTCAAGCGTCCTGCAGGAGACCTTTGCCGGCATTAAGGTCATCAAGGCTTTTGGGTCCGAATCACGCGAAAGTGGTCGCTTCAGGGATGAAAATTTCAGATACTACCGGTTTATCCGCAAGGTTCTCAAATATGACGCAGCAACTGCCCCGATTGTTGAAATTTTTGCGTCTATCGGGGCCGCGGCAGTGTTCTGGTACGGAATCAATCGTGTGATCGATGGGGCTATGACACAAGGCGAACTCTTCTCCTTTGTCACCGCCATGTTCATGATGTACGGTCCGCTCAAGCGGCTGACGAAGGTCAACAACACGATACAAAAATCCCTGGGAGCCGCCGAACGCGTCTTCGAAATCATGGATGAACCGGTGGCCGTCAAGGACTTTCCCGGGGCTCAACCGCTTGAGATTACTTCAGGTGAAGTCGTATTCGACCATGTCGATTTTTCCTATGACGGCCAAGAGTATGTTTTGCATGATTTTAATCTGCGTGCCGCTCCAGGAGAAATTGTCGCGTTGGTGGGGCCAAGCGGGGCAGGTAAATCCACAGTCGTCGGGCTTCTGACACGTTTCTATGACCCACAGAAGGGTGCTGTGCGCATCGATGGACAGGATATTTGCCAGGTAACGCTCAAAAGCCTGAAAAAACATATCGCATTGGTTGACCAGGAAACATTTCTGTTCAATGACACAATTTACAATAATATTCGCTACGGCCGCTGGGATGCCAGCGAGGAAGAGGTTCAAAAAGCCGCACGAAAAGCCTTCGCTGAAGACTTTATTCTTCATCTGCCCGAAAAATATCAGACCCATATCGGTGATCGGGGTGTTCGTCTCTCCGGTGGACAGCGGCAGCGCATCAGCATCGCCCGGGCGATCTTGCGTGATGCACCTATTCTTCTTCTTGACGAGGCGACCAGTGCCCTGGATACCGAAAGCGAGAATGAGGTTCAGAGTGCACTGGCCAACCTGATGCGCGATCGCACAACTTTTGTAATTGCACATCGCCTGTCGACCATTATGGATGCAGACAAAATTGTGGTCATAGACAATGGTTGTGTGCTTGAGGTCGGGACTCATAACGAACTTCTGGCACGCAACGGACTCTATACCAAGTTGTACCAGATGCAGTTCCGGGAATAG
- the lpxB gene encoding lipid-A-disaccharide synthase gives MSDHDLNAQHRRALIVTGEASGDLHGANLIRAAHDIDPDLEFFGVGGRRMEEQGCEILFRGEELAVVGLFEVAAHFPAIYRAFRKLESVLKSDRRPDVLILIDFPEFNLRLAAKAKAAGVPVLYYVSPQVWAWRRGRVKTIARRVDRLAAIFPFEPQLYESLDIDVEYVGHPLVADLTLKESRQAYLERHGLDPERPVVGLFPGSRRSELKYIFDTIADTARTLHRLRPDIQFLLPVAHSLKHTNFYERILGSGLKIKMVQDNIYDTANACDAIASVSGTVTLQIALVGTPLAIIYKMNPLTFAIGKRLVKVPHIGLVNIVAGKGVVREFIQEAASAEAISAEVLHILEDQAYRDQIKEQLRKVRHLLGEGGCSEKVARMASEMSKGLEENSG, from the coding sequence ATGAGCGACCATGACCTGAATGCACAACACCGCCGTGCGCTGATCGTCACCGGTGAGGCCAGCGGCGACCTGCACGGAGCAAACCTGATTCGTGCGGCGCACGACATCGATCCCGATCTGGAATTTTTCGGTGTCGGCGGACGCCGGATGGAGGAACAGGGTTGCGAAATACTGTTCCGTGGTGAAGAACTGGCGGTGGTCGGTCTGTTTGAGGTGGCTGCCCATTTTCCAGCCATCTACCGGGCCTTCAGGAAACTCGAGTCAGTTCTGAAGAGTGATCGACGCCCTGATGTGCTTATTCTTATTGATTTCCCGGAATTTAATCTGCGTCTGGCGGCCAAAGCCAAAGCGGCCGGTGTCCCGGTGCTCTATTATGTCAGCCCTCAGGTGTGGGCGTGGCGGCGCGGTAGAGTTAAAACCATCGCTCGCCGTGTTGACCGTCTGGCGGCTATTTTCCCGTTTGAGCCGCAACTTTACGAAAGTTTGGATATCGATGTGGAGTACGTCGGCCATCCTCTGGTTGCGGACCTGACTCTGAAAGAGAGCCGCCAGGCTTATCTCGAGCGGCACGGGCTCGACCCGGAACGGCCCGTGGTCGGCCTGTTTCCCGGCAGCCGCCGCAGTGAGCTCAAATACATTTTCGATACAATCGCCGATACTGCGCGTACTTTGCATCGGCTGCGCCCGGATATTCAGTTTTTGCTGCCGGTTGCGCATTCGCTCAAACACACCAATTTTTACGAACGCATTCTTGGCAGCGGTCTCAAGATCAAGATGGTTCAGGATAACATTTACGATACCGCCAACGCCTGTGATGCCATCGCTTCGGTGTCCGGCACCGTCACTCTGCAGATAGCGCTGGTGGGGACACCTCTGGCCATCATTTACAAAATGAATCCACTGACATTCGCCATAGGCAAGCGCCTTGTCAAGGTGCCGCATATCGGCCTGGTCAATATTGTTGCCGGAAAAGGTGTGGTTCGCGAGTTCATTCAGGAGGCTGCCTCTGCGGAGGCGATCAGTGCCGAGGTCCTGCATATCCTGGAAGATCAGGCTTATCGCGATCAGATCAAGGAGCAGTTGCGCAAAGTTCGTCATTTGCTTGGTGAAGGTGGATGCTCGGAGAAGGTGGCGCGCATGGCATCGGAGATGAGTAAAGGGCTGGAGGAAAACAGTGGATAG
- a CDS encoding DegT/DnrJ/EryC1/StrS family aminotransferase, whose product MNIPMVDLKKQYENLKTEIDQAIQGVLASTQFILGPNVQALEQEAAAHLGAEFAVSCASGTDALQLALRAAGIGEGDEVITSPFTFIATAEAIAYVGARPVFVDVDPKTFNLEPELIEKAITNRTAAILPVHLFGQPADLAPMVEICNRHGLKLIEDCAQSFGAAYGDKMTGAIGLAGCHSFFPSKNLGCYGDGGMVTTNDANVAEELKVLRNHGSRQRYHHSVIGFNSRLDEMQAAILRIKLARIEEFNRLRRRNAHLYNECLRDLPVTTPFEDGKGVHVYHQYTILVEQRDQVQKALTEAGIACAIYYPIPLHRQEVFRDEFAQLDCPVSERLAQQVLSLPMYPELSEDQIKYICSVIGDALA is encoded by the coding sequence ATGAATATCCCGATGGTTGACCTTAAAAAACAATACGAGAATCTGAAGACCGAAATTGATCAGGCCATTCAGGGTGTCCTGGCGTCTACTCAGTTTATTCTCGGCCCCAATGTCCAGGCCCTCGAACAGGAGGCTGCTGCGCATCTTGGTGCTGAATTTGCTGTCAGCTGCGCCTCCGGAACCGATGCTCTGCAGTTGGCGCTGCGTGCCGCCGGTATCGGGGAGGGGGATGAAGTGATTACCTCGCCCTTTACTTTTATCGCCACGGCGGAGGCGATTGCCTATGTCGGCGCTCGCCCCGTATTTGTCGATGTTGATCCTAAAACCTTCAACCTCGAGCCTGAACTGATTGAAAAAGCTATTACAAATCGTACCGCGGCGATTCTTCCGGTACACCTGTTCGGTCAGCCCGCGGATCTTGCTCCGATGGTCGAGATCTGTAACCGGCACGGATTGAAATTGATTGAAGATTGTGCCCAGTCCTTTGGTGCAGCTTATGGCGACAAAATGACGGGGGCGATCGGCCTGGCGGGATGTCATTCCTTTTTTCCCAGCAAGAACCTCGGTTGCTACGGCGACGGCGGCATGGTGACGACCAATGATGCGAACGTGGCTGAAGAACTCAAAGTTCTGCGCAACCATGGCAGCCGGCAGCGATATCATCATTCTGTGATCGGCTTCAACAGCCGCCTTGACGAGATGCAGGCCGCCATTCTGCGGATCAAACTGGCCCGTATCGAGGAATTTAATCGCCTGCGGCGTCGCAATGCACACCTCTATAATGAGTGTCTGCGCGATCTTCCTGTGACCACGCCTTTTGAGGACGGCAAGGGAGTGCATGTCTACCACCAGTACACGATTCTGGTCGAGCAGCGCGACCAGGTCCAGAAAGCATTGACCGAGGCCGGAATTGCCTGCGCCATTTACTATCCGATCCCCCTGCATCGCCAGGAAGTATTTCGCGATGAATTTGCGCAACTTGACTGCCCGGTGTCGGAGCGTTTGGCGCAGCAGGTTCTGTCCCTGCCCATGTATCCCGAACTCAGCGAAGATCAGATCAAATATATCTGCAGTGTGATAGGTGACGCCCTGGCATGA
- a CDS encoding Gfo/Idh/MocA family protein, with product MSHLRAGVIGVGYLGRFHAQKYAALPDVDLVGVVDADQARAEEVAGEVGTKAYADYSDLFDSVDLVSIVVPTHLHFKVAKAALEAGVHILLEKPVTQTVAEADELIRIAEDNGLVFQVGHLERFNPAVLALGDVLKNPMFIESHRLSPFKPRGTDVNVVLDLMIHDIDIILNMVNSPVESINSVGVPVLSEEVDIANARLQFANGCVANVTASRVSREPMRRIRIFQPDAYVSIDYQSRKIGIFRKGGQGIPVPAIPNVTMDETSFSQGDSLLDEITAFVRSVKEGLPPVVSGEDGKRALEVALWITRKLFHEVKS from the coding sequence ATGAGCCATCTTCGTGCCGGCGTCATCGGCGTCGGATATCTCGGGCGCTTTCATGCACAGAAATACGCGGCCCTGCCGGATGTGGATCTGGTCGGCGTTGTTGATGCAGATCAGGCTCGTGCCGAAGAAGTCGCCGGCGAAGTCGGCACTAAGGCATATGCCGATTATTCGGACCTTTTCGACAGCGTCGATCTAGTTTCGATCGTTGTGCCGACCCATCTGCATTTCAAAGTTGCCAAGGCTGCTCTGGAAGCCGGCGTACATATCCTTCTGGAAAAGCCTGTGACGCAGACTGTAGCCGAAGCTGATGAACTGATTCGGATTGCAGAGGATAATGGCCTGGTGTTCCAGGTCGGTCATCTTGAGCGTTTTAACCCCGCCGTTCTTGCACTGGGTGATGTCCTTAAAAATCCCATGTTCATCGAATCTCACCGTCTGTCGCCCTTCAAACCGAGGGGGACCGATGTCAATGTCGTGCTCGACCTGATGATCCATGATATCGACATCATCCTCAATATGGTCAACTCTCCGGTTGAGTCGATCAATTCTGTCGGTGTGCCGGTTCTGTCGGAGGAAGTCGATATCGCCAATGCCCGTCTACAGTTTGCCAACGGGTGTGTGGCCAACGTGACCGCGAGTCGTGTCAGCCGTGAACCGATGCGGCGAATTCGAATTTTTCAGCCCGATGCCTATGTCTCCATCGATTACCAGTCACGTAAAATCGGCATTTTCCGCAAAGGGGGGCAGGGGATTCCAGTTCCCGCCATTCCCAACGTGACGATGGATGAAACCAGCTTCTCCCAGGGCGACTCTCTTCTCGATGAGATCACGGCCTTTGTCCGTTCAGTCAAGGAAGGACTTCCCCCCGTTGTAAGTGGGGAGGACGGTAAGCGGGCGCTGGAAGTCGCGCTCTGGATTACCCGCAAACTGTTTCATGAAGTCAAATCGTAG
- the lpxA gene encoding acyl-ACP--UDP-N-acetylglucosamine O-acyltransferase, which translates to MSIHQTAIVHPDAHIGKDVVIGPYAVIGEHVKIGDRTTIGPHTVIEGDTEIGEDNRIFQFASIGAAPQDLKFSGERTALRIGDRNVVREFVTLHCGTVGGGGVTTIGSDNLFMAYCHVAHDCHLGDHIVMANSATLAGHVTIGDYAILSALIAVHQFTRVGGHVMISGGSMVNQDVPPFTIAQGDRARTVGLNLVGLKRRGFDEKAVSGIKKAYRLLFRSGLRLETAVEQIIDEVGDVPQVVEFVEFVKSSQRGIAR; encoded by the coding sequence ATGTCTATACACCAAACGGCTATTGTTCACCCCGATGCCCATATCGGCAAGGATGTTGTCATCGGACCCTACGCTGTGATCGGCGAACACGTCAAGATCGGTGACCGCACGACGATCGGTCCGCACACCGTAATTGAAGGCGATACGGAAATCGGCGAGGACAATCGGATTTTTCAGTTTGCGTCTATCGGTGCAGCACCTCAGGATCTGAAATTCAGCGGTGAAAGGACGGCTCTGCGAATCGGTGATCGTAATGTGGTGCGTGAGTTTGTGACTCTGCATTGCGGGACGGTCGGAGGGGGCGGCGTTACGACAATCGGCAGCGATAACCTTTTTATGGCATACTGTCATGTCGCTCACGATTGTCATCTCGGTGATCATATTGTGATGGCCAACAGTGCGACTCTCGCAGGGCATGTCACCATCGGCGACTATGCGATTCTCAGTGCGCTGATCGCCGTTCATCAGTTCACCCGGGTTGGCGGCCATGTCATGATCAGCGGTGGATCCATGGTCAACCAGGATGTGCCGCCGTTTACCATCGCCCAGGGCGACCGGGCCAGAACCGTTGGGCTCAACCTCGTCGGCCTGAAGCGTCGTGGCTTTGACGAAAAAGCTGTTTCAGGGATTAAAAAGGCTTATCGTCTGCTTTTTCGTTCGGGCCTGCGTCTCGAGACCGCCGTTGAACAAATTATCGACGAAGTCGGGGATGTGCCCCAGGTTGTCGAATTTGTTGAATTTGTCAAAAGCAGCCAGCGCGGAATTGCGCGCTGA
- the fabZ gene encoding 3-hydroxyacyl-ACP dehydratase FabZ yields the protein MTLDINEIMKRLPHRYPFLLVDRIEELVKGERVVGVKNVTINEPFFQGHFPGHPVMPGVLIIEAMAQVGGVFAIISDEIGSDMVTYFTGIDKARFRKPVRPGDVLRMHLELLNCKRGLYCFRGKAYVDDKLVAEADLKATFAPKENG from the coding sequence ATGACATTGGATATCAATGAAATCATGAAGCGCCTCCCTCACCGTTATCCTTTTCTGCTCGTTGACCGCATAGAGGAACTGGTCAAAGGTGAGAGGGTGGTGGGGGTTAAGAATGTGACCATCAACGAACCCTTTTTTCAAGGGCACTTCCCCGGTCATCCGGTCATGCCCGGTGTGCTGATTATCGAAGCCATGGCACAGGTGGGCGGTGTCTTTGCCATCATCAGTGATGAAATCGGCTCCGACATGGTGACGTATTTCACCGGCATTGATAAAGCGCGTTTTCGTAAACCGGTCCGTCCTGGCGATGTGCTGCGCATGCATCTTGAACTGCTGAACTGTAAACGCGGCCTGTATTGTTTCAGAGGCAAAGCCTATGTGGACGATAAACTTGTCGCCGAAGCCGACCTCAAAGCCACCTTCGCTCCGAAAGAAAACGGTTGA
- the lpxD gene encoding UDP-3-O-(3-hydroxymyristoyl)glucosamine N-acyltransferase gives MASLADIAAQIGGHVVGDASLEIKRVAPIDEAREGDLTFIANPKYVAELETTQASAVIAAPGVESDRVALIVSDNPYLAFARAVEFLHVSRPASLGVMDGAHVHPEATLGEGVTIHPGCVVSAGARVGNGTILHPGVILYSDVEVGENCLLHANVIVREGCRLGDRVIVQPGAVIGSDGFGYAPDGGRYVKIPQVGIVEIGDDVEIGAASCIDRAALGVTRIGRGTKIDNLVQVGHNVVIGEDTILVSQVGIAGSTTIGNHCTFGGQGAAAGHLHIGNNVTIAARGAAAGNIPDGQVMSGAPAMPHKDWLKASMVFPRLPDIRREMQQLRKKVAQLEKQLEENQDP, from the coding sequence ATGGCAAGTCTGGCAGACATTGCGGCACAGATCGGCGGTCATGTGGTCGGCGATGCTTCTCTGGAAATAAAGCGCGTCGCCCCGATCGATGAAGCCCGCGAGGGGGACCTGACCTTTATTGCCAATCCCAAATACGTCGCTGAACTCGAGACAACGCAAGCGAGCGCGGTTATTGCCGCACCTGGTGTCGAATCAGATCGTGTTGCTCTTATTGTCAGCGACAATCCCTACCTGGCATTTGCCCGGGCGGTGGAATTTCTGCATGTATCCAGACCCGCCTCTCTCGGGGTCATGGACGGTGCCCATGTCCACCCCGAAGCAACCCTGGGGGAAGGGGTGACCATCCACCCCGGCTGTGTCGTCAGTGCGGGCGCACGGGTAGGCAATGGGACTATTTTACATCCTGGGGTGATCCTTTATTCCGACGTTGAGGTTGGCGAAAACTGTCTCCTGCACGCCAATGTCATTGTACGGGAAGGATGCCGACTTGGGGACCGCGTTATCGTCCAGCCGGGCGCTGTAATCGGTTCCGATGGATTCGGTTATGCTCCCGATGGTGGCCGCTATGTCAAGATTCCGCAGGTGGGAATTGTCGAAATTGGCGACGATGTTGAAATCGGGGCTGCTTCCTGTATCGATCGCGCAGCTCTAGGCGTGACCCGGATCGGCCGTGGCACAAAAATCGACAATCTGGTCCAGGTCGGGCACAATGTGGTCATCGGTGAAGACACGATTCTGGTCTCCCAGGTGGGGATCGCCGGCAGCACGACCATCGGCAACCATTGTACTTTTGGCGGGCAGGGTGCAGCCGCAGGTCATCTTCATATCGGCAATAACGTGACGATTGCTGCAAGGGGCGCTGCCGCAGGCAATATCCCTGACGGCCAGGTTATGTCCGGCGCGCCCGCCATGCCGCATAAAGATTGGCTTAAGGCTTCCATGGTCTTTCCGCGCCTTCCCGATATACGACGCGAAATGCAGCAGTTAAGAAAGAAAGTTGCGCAACTCGAAAAACAGCTTGAGGAGAACCAGGATCCATGA